One region of Halomonas huangheensis genomic DNA includes:
- a CDS encoding ornithine cyclodeaminase family protein, with protein MQLIAAEEVARRLNWQALVERLAATFRQGVESPPRHHHTMQQPDGEATMLLMPAWEPGRGEERGYIGVKMVNVFPQNADHGIPAISGVYLLSEGRHGQPLAAIDGAELTRRRTAAASALAARELAREDAETLLVVGTGKLAPMVIEAHAAVRPIRRVRVWGRNQARAQAVVEEYCQRFDCEVVSDLQSACAEADIISCVTLSTEPLIHGDWLREGCHLDLIGAFRHSMRETDARCLTRSEVFVDTYAGAFGEAGDILQAIDEGEFARQDVRAELAELLHGEKAGRSSPQAITVFKSVGASLEDLAAAIEVWESLATAKD; from the coding sequence TGGAGTCTCCTCCACGGCACCATCACACCATGCAGCAACCCGATGGTGAAGCGACGATGCTGCTGATGCCAGCCTGGGAGCCGGGGCGTGGCGAAGAGCGTGGTTATATCGGTGTCAAGATGGTCAACGTCTTCCCACAGAATGCCGATCACGGCATTCCAGCCATATCCGGAGTCTATCTGCTCAGCGAAGGGCGCCATGGGCAACCATTGGCGGCCATTGATGGTGCGGAACTGACGCGACGTCGCACCGCGGCGGCATCGGCATTGGCAGCACGCGAACTGGCGCGCGAGGATGCCGAGACGCTGCTGGTGGTGGGCACAGGCAAACTGGCACCGATGGTGATCGAGGCGCATGCGGCTGTGCGCCCGATTCGCCGGGTACGGGTCTGGGGACGCAATCAGGCCCGTGCTCAAGCCGTGGTCGAGGAGTATTGTCAGCGTTTCGACTGCGAGGTGGTGTCGGATCTGCAGAGTGCCTGCGCCGAAGCCGATATCATCAGTTGCGTCACGCTATCGACCGAGCCACTTATCCATGGTGACTGGCTTCGTGAGGGCTGCCATCTGGATCTGATTGGCGCCTTCCGACACTCGATGCGCGAGACGGATGCACGCTGCCTGACCCGGAGCGAGGTGTTTGTCGATACCTATGCTGGCGCCTTCGGTGAGGCTGGCGATATTCTCCAGGCCATCGATGAAGGTGAGTTTGCCCGACAGGATGTACGTGCTGAGCTGGCGGAATTGCTGCATGGGGAGAAGGCCGGTCGTTCCTCGCCGCAGGCAATTACTGTCTTCAAGTCGGTAGGAGCGTCACTCGAGGATCTGGCTGCAGCGATTGAAGTCTGGGAAAGTCTCGCAACCGCAAAAGATTGA